The proteins below come from a single Rhodococcus sp. WMMA185 genomic window:
- a CDS encoding MFS transporter produces the protein MSDSRVPETESASDVASPKIPVTPTAATRVMGLAIIVLSGLQMMVVLDGTVANLALAPLQEDLGLSDSGRNWVLTSYALAFGGLMLLGGRLGDAFGRKKMFIFGVALFTVASLLCGLAMGELMLVAARFLQGAGAAVASPTALALVATTFAAGPARNQAIAIFAAMTGIGSIAGLVIGGALTEVSWRLIFLINVPIGAAIVICAVIALEETVRERLALDVRGAVLATIAATGVVFALTEGPELGWTSPYVIGSLVGGLMLFGLFLYVERTADNPLLPFSLFADKNRVATLVAIFFAGAVMFTVAAFVALFVQDILGYSPLEAGLGFIPFAFGLGAAAALASRLAVRIQPRWLVITGALIMVVGLLYGSTLDDSATYLADLFPPIIGIGFGVGLAVVPLPLCAIAGVPETEIGPIAAIAQVAQTLGGPLALAVVGAMATSRTLALGGISGKVAELTPAQLEALGEGYTFALVGSAGCALIAGAAALFIRFTPQQVAQAQAAQQT, from the coding sequence GTGTCTGACTCCCGAGTACCTGAAACCGAATCAGCGTCGGATGTTGCTTCGCCGAAGATTCCAGTGACCCCCACCGCAGCTACCCGCGTGATGGGTCTGGCCATCATCGTGCTCAGTGGACTTCAGATGATGGTGGTGCTCGACGGCACCGTCGCGAACCTGGCGCTCGCACCTCTGCAGGAGGATCTGGGCCTCAGCGACAGCGGCCGCAACTGGGTGCTCACGTCGTATGCACTGGCGTTCGGCGGTCTCATGCTGCTCGGTGGCCGACTCGGGGACGCCTTCGGCCGGAAGAAGATGTTCATCTTCGGTGTCGCGCTCTTCACTGTCGCGTCGCTGCTGTGCGGCCTGGCAATGGGTGAGCTCATGCTGGTCGCTGCCCGATTCCTCCAGGGTGCCGGAGCGGCGGTCGCATCACCGACGGCGTTGGCACTGGTCGCAACCACCTTCGCTGCGGGGCCCGCACGCAACCAGGCCATTGCAATCTTCGCAGCCATGACAGGAATCGGATCGATCGCCGGTCTGGTCATCGGCGGCGCGCTCACCGAGGTGTCCTGGCGTCTGATCTTCCTGATCAACGTGCCTATAGGTGCGGCCATCGTGATCTGCGCGGTCATCGCACTCGAGGAGACCGTGCGAGAGCGCCTTGCCCTTGACGTGCGGGGCGCGGTGCTGGCAACGATCGCGGCGACCGGCGTGGTGTTCGCGCTCACTGAAGGCCCGGAACTCGGTTGGACCAGTCCGTACGTGATCGGTTCCCTGGTTGGCGGCCTGATGTTGTTCGGTCTGTTTCTCTACGTGGAGCGCACCGCCGACAACCCGCTGCTGCCGTTCTCGTTGTTCGCAGACAAGAATCGGGTCGCGACCTTGGTGGCGATCTTCTTCGCGGGCGCGGTGATGTTCACCGTCGCGGCGTTTGTCGCGTTGTTCGTCCAAGACATCCTCGGTTACAGCCCCCTGGAGGCGGGTCTGGGCTTCATTCCGTTCGCGTTCGGACTGGGGGCTGCTGCGGCGCTCGCTTCCAGGCTCGCAGTGCGAATTCAACCCCGGTGGCTGGTGATCACGGGCGCACTGATCATGGTCGTCGGACTGCTCTACGGTTCCACACTCGACGACTCGGCCACCTACCTCGCAGACCTGTTCCCGCCCATCATCGGAATCGGTTTCGGCGTCGGACTTGCCGTCGTTCCCCTCCCGCTGTGCGCGATTGCAGGCGTGCCGGAGACGGAGATCGGTCCGATCGCCGCCATCGCCCAGGTCGCGCAGACCCTCGGCGGGCCCCTTGCTCTCGCGGTTGTCGGTGCGATGGCCACCTCGCGCACACTGGCGCTCGGCGGTATCTCGGGGAAGGTGGCCGAGTTGACCCCGGCTCAGCTCGAAGCCCTCGGAGAGGGGTATACCTTCGCGCTCGTAGGCAGCGCAGGCTGCGCTCTGATCGCAGGTGCAGCCGCATTGTTCATCCGCTTCACCCCGCAGCAGGTCGCCCAGGCTCAGGCTGCGCAGCAGACGTAA
- the yaaA gene encoding peroxide stress protein YaaA: MLVILPPSETKSDGGSDAPLDLGELSMPELTETRETLVDALVTLAADVEASQSALGLGPTQMDEIERNAKLWLSPTRPALDRYTGVLFDALDAKSFTRAQKAKAHSRLAIGSALFGAVRAGDPIPAYRLSGGSKIPGLGTLRSLWKPELSRAIAGEADGLVVDLRSSAYQQLGPVPEAVIATVLTEKPDGTRSVVSHFNKHHKGLLARALAVSRAEPTDVHGVARVASKAGLRVEVAAENELIILTA; encoded by the coding sequence GTGCTGGTGATACTCCCTCCGTCCGAAACCAAGTCCGACGGCGGTTCCGACGCGCCCCTCGATCTGGGTGAGTTGTCCATGCCGGAGCTCACCGAAACACGCGAGACGCTGGTTGACGCGCTGGTCACGCTGGCTGCTGATGTGGAAGCTTCCCAGAGCGCGCTCGGCCTCGGCCCCACCCAGATGGACGAGATCGAGCGGAACGCCAAGCTGTGGCTCTCCCCCACCCGGCCGGCACTCGACCGCTACACGGGTGTCCTGTTCGATGCCCTCGACGCGAAGTCGTTCACCAGGGCCCAGAAGGCGAAGGCACACTCGCGACTCGCGATCGGCTCGGCCTTGTTCGGCGCCGTCCGCGCGGGGGACCCCATTCCCGCCTACCGCCTGTCCGGCGGGTCCAAGATCCCCGGGCTCGGCACCCTCCGGTCACTGTGGAAGCCGGAACTGAGCAGGGCGATCGCCGGGGAGGCAGACGGACTCGTCGTCGATCTCCGGTCGAGCGCATACCAGCAACTCGGTCCGGTCCCAGAAGCCGTGATTGCGACAGTGCTCACCGAAAAGCCCGATGGCACCCGCAGCGTCGTCAGCCATTTCAACAAGCATCACAAGGGGCTGCTGGCCCGCGCCCTCGCCGTCTCGCGGGCGGAACCGACGGACGTCCACGGCGTTGCACGCGTCGCGTCGAAGGCGGGATTGCGCGTCGAGGTGGCGGCCGAGAATGAGCTGATCATTCTCACCGCCTGA
- a CDS encoding proline--tRNA ligase: MITRLSHLFLRTLRDDPADAEVPSHKLLVRAGYVRRVAPGVYSWLPLGLRVLREVERVVREEMNAIGAQEISLPALLPREPYEASNRWTEYGDGLFRLKDRKGGDYLLGPTHEELFALTVKGEYNSYKDFPVTLYQVQTKYRDEERPRAGILRGREFVMKDSYSFDLTDEGLSASYQAHRDAYEKIFTRLGIDYVIVSATSGAMGGSASEEFLAESEIGEDTYVRCLESGYAANVEAVKTPAPEPIPFDSQAAAQVYDTPGTPTIATLVDWANDAGLDRTVTAADTLKNVIVKTRQPGGKWELLGIGIPGDREVDDKRLGASLEPAEFELLTEADFEANPFLVKGYIGPKALQENGVRYLVDPRVVDGTSWITGADEMGKHVVGLVAGRDFTPDGTIEAAEVREGDPSPDGAGALVAARGIEIGHVFQLGRKYTDVFSVDVLGENGKPVRPTMGSYGVGVSRLVAVIAEQHHDDKGLRWPSEVSPADVHVVIANKDDNARAGAEGLASALDEAGLEVILDDRKASPGVKFKDSELLGIPLVVVVGRGWSEGMVEVRDRFTGTSREVAVDAACDEIVKTARR; this comes from the coding sequence GTGATTACCCGCCTGTCCCACCTGTTCCTCCGCACTTTGCGCGACGACCCCGCCGACGCTGAGGTTCCCAGCCACAAGCTGCTGGTCCGCGCCGGCTACGTGCGCAGGGTCGCACCCGGTGTGTACTCGTGGTTGCCCTTGGGTCTGCGCGTGCTGCGCGAGGTCGAGCGGGTGGTGCGCGAAGAGATGAACGCGATCGGTGCCCAGGAGATTTCTCTGCCCGCTCTTCTTCCCCGGGAACCGTACGAGGCATCCAACCGGTGGACCGAGTACGGAGACGGACTGTTTCGGCTGAAGGACCGCAAGGGCGGCGACTACCTGCTCGGCCCCACACACGAGGAGCTGTTCGCCCTCACAGTCAAGGGCGAGTACAACTCGTACAAGGATTTCCCGGTCACGCTCTACCAGGTGCAGACGAAGTACCGCGACGAGGAGCGTCCTCGGGCAGGGATCCTGCGCGGCCGTGAGTTCGTGATGAAAGATTCCTACTCCTTCGACCTCACCGACGAGGGGCTGTCCGCGTCGTACCAGGCCCATCGCGACGCCTACGAGAAGATCTTCACCCGACTCGGCATCGACTATGTGATCGTGTCTGCCACATCCGGAGCAATGGGTGGCAGCGCTTCCGAGGAATTCCTGGCTGAAAGCGAGATCGGTGAGGACACTTATGTCCGATGCCTCGAGTCCGGATATGCCGCGAATGTCGAAGCGGTGAAAACCCCTGCTCCCGAGCCCATTCCCTTCGACAGCCAGGCCGCGGCGCAGGTGTACGACACACCGGGCACTCCCACGATCGCGACTCTGGTCGACTGGGCCAACGACGCCGGTCTCGACCGAACCGTCACGGCTGCTGACACACTCAAGAACGTCATCGTCAAGACTCGGCAACCCGGCGGCAAGTGGGAACTGCTCGGGATCGGTATCCCCGGTGACCGCGAGGTGGACGACAAGCGGCTCGGCGCCTCTCTCGAACCCGCGGAGTTCGAACTGCTCACCGAGGCCGATTTCGAAGCCAACCCCTTCCTCGTGAAGGGCTACATCGGGCCGAAGGCGCTGCAGGAAAACGGGGTTCGCTATCTCGTCGACCCCCGGGTCGTCGATGGAACCAGCTGGATCACCGGTGCCGACGAGATGGGCAAACACGTGGTCGGCCTTGTTGCTGGGCGCGATTTCACGCCGGACGGAACCATCGAGGCCGCCGAGGTGCGAGAAGGCGACCCGTCGCCTGACGGCGCCGGTGCTCTCGTTGCCGCACGTGGCATCGAGATCGGTCACGTCTTTCAGCTCGGGCGTAAGTACACCGACGTCTTCAGCGTCGACGTCCTCGGTGAGAACGGCAAGCCCGTTCGTCCCACGATGGGGTCCTACGGAGTCGGCGTGTCCCGACTCGTTGCGGTCATCGCGGAACAGCACCACGACGACAAGGGTCTTCGCTGGCCGTCGGAGGTTTCACCGGCCGACGTCCACGTCGTCATTGCCAACAAGGACGATAACGCCCGCGCGGGCGCGGAGGGACTTGCGAGCGCACTCGACGAGGCGGGCCTCGAGGTCATCCTCGATGACCGCAAGGCCTCGCCCGGAGTGAAGTTCAAGGATTCCGAACTGCTCGGTATCCCGCTCGTGGTGGTCGTCGGCCGCGGTTGGAGCGAGGGCATGGTGGAGGTACGTGACCGTTTCACGGGAACGAGCCGAGAGGTGGCCGTCGATGCAGCGTGTGATGAGATCGTCAAGACCGCGAGACGGTAA
- a CDS encoding acyl-CoA dehydrogenase family protein, whose translation MANSLLFDPNSYDPEQFDPETRRQLRALIEWFEARGKEKLLADDLGAVWPADFLEFSKKEKLFANFLTPAEFADGDPNKRWDAARNAALSEILGFYGLGYWYAWQVTILGLGPIWMSENRAAKERAAKLLDEGGVLAFGLSEKEHGADVYSTDMLLTPGEADSGVAFTATGDKYYIGNGNVAGMVSVFGRRTDVDGSEGYVFFVADSSHPAYHLLDNVVHGQMYVSAFRLEDYPVREEDILHTGVAAFEAALNTVNVGKFNLSTGSIGISEHAFYEAITHARRRILYGNPVTDFGHVRANFVDAYSRMVGMKLFSDRAVDYFRSASLEDRRYLLFNPMTKAKVTSEGEKVVALMHDVVAAKGYEKNTYFRVASQLIGTLPKLEGTVHVNVGLILKFMPNYMLNPAEYPEIGTRTDAADDEFFWAQGPTRGAGKIQFHDWTGIYEKYSDIPNVARFYEQAIALRELLVTAPPSTDQQKDLDFLLDLGHLFSLVVYGHLILEQAEITGLDRDLIGQIFDFQIRDFSGYAVALHGKPSATEEQQKWALGAIRRPVVDGERFARVWAQVEGYEGAYEMRP comes from the coding sequence GTGGCAAACTCTCTGCTGTTCGATCCGAACTCCTACGATCCAGAGCAGTTCGATCCGGAGACGCGCAGGCAACTACGTGCGCTGATCGAATGGTTCGAGGCGCGGGGCAAGGAGAAGCTGCTCGCAGACGACCTCGGGGCAGTGTGGCCTGCCGACTTCCTCGAGTTCTCGAAGAAGGAGAAGCTGTTCGCGAACTTCCTGACGCCCGCTGAGTTCGCCGATGGTGATCCCAACAAGCGCTGGGATGCTGCGCGCAATGCGGCGCTCAGTGAGATCCTCGGGTTCTACGGACTCGGGTACTGGTATGCGTGGCAGGTGACCATCCTCGGTCTCGGTCCGATCTGGATGAGTGAGAACCGCGCCGCCAAGGAACGAGCCGCGAAACTGCTCGATGAGGGCGGAGTTCTCGCGTTCGGGCTGTCGGAGAAGGAACACGGCGCCGACGTCTACTCGACGGACATGCTGCTGACTCCGGGCGAAGCGGACTCGGGCGTTGCTTTCACCGCAACCGGTGACAAGTACTACATCGGCAACGGCAACGTCGCGGGAATGGTCTCGGTGTTCGGGCGGCGCACCGACGTCGACGGTAGTGAGGGCTACGTCTTCTTCGTTGCCGACAGTTCCCATCCGGCATACCACCTGCTCGACAACGTTGTTCACGGCCAGATGTATGTCAGTGCGTTCCGGCTCGAGGACTACCCGGTCCGCGAGGAAGACATCTTGCACACCGGTGTCGCGGCGTTCGAGGCTGCACTGAACACCGTCAACGTCGGCAAGTTCAACCTCAGCACGGGTTCGATCGGTATCTCCGAGCACGCGTTCTACGAGGCGATCACGCATGCACGGCGCAGGATTCTGTACGGGAACCCGGTCACCGACTTCGGGCACGTACGCGCGAACTTCGTCGACGCCTACAGCCGCATGGTCGGGATGAAGCTGTTCAGTGACCGCGCGGTCGACTACTTCCGCAGCGCGAGCCTCGAAGACCGCCGGTATCTGCTGTTCAACCCGATGACCAAGGCGAAGGTCACCTCGGAGGGCGAGAAGGTCGTGGCCCTGATGCACGACGTGGTCGCGGCGAAGGGCTACGAGAAGAACACCTACTTCCGTGTGGCGTCCCAGTTGATCGGCACATTGCCGAAGCTAGAGGGCACCGTGCACGTCAATGTCGGCCTGATTCTCAAGTTCATGCCGAACTACATGCTCAACCCCGCCGAGTACCCCGAGATCGGCACCAGGACCGACGCCGCCGACGACGAGTTCTTCTGGGCGCAGGGTCCGACCCGGGGCGCGGGCAAGATCCAGTTCCACGACTGGACCGGGATCTACGAAAAGTACTCCGACATCCCGAACGTGGCGCGGTTCTACGAGCAGGCGATAGCGCTGCGCGAACTTCTCGTGACGGCTCCGCCGAGCACGGACCAGCAGAAGGACCTCGACTTCCTGCTCGACCTCGGACACTTGTTCTCGCTCGTGGTGTACGGCCACCTCATTCTCGAGCAGGCGGAGATCACCGGTCTCGATCGCGACCTGATCGGCCAGATCTTCGACTTCCAGATCCGCGATTTCTCCGGCTATGCCGTTGCGCTGCACGGAAAGCCGTCCGCAACCGAGGAGCAGCAGAAGTGGGCGCTCGGAGCTATTCGGCGCCCGGTCGTCGATGGTGAGCGGTTCGCACGAGTGTGGGCTCAGGTAGAAGGCTACGAGGGAGCCTACGAGATGCGACCGTAA
- a CDS encoding Hsp20/alpha crystallin family protein, whose product MLRFDPFSDLESMTKSLFDTQLGTSRQPRFMPLDLYKVDDHYVLLADLPGVDPGSVDVSVDAGTLTLTAHRSAQSEENVQWLASERFSGTFRRQLSLGEGIDSARISASYENGVLSVTIPLAERAKPRRIEVSSLGPAEHQTIEAGPSDKT is encoded by the coding sequence GTGCTTCGCTTCGACCCCTTCAGTGATCTCGAATCCATGACGAAGAGTCTCTTCGACACCCAGCTGGGTACGTCTCGCCAGCCCCGGTTCATGCCATTGGATCTCTACAAGGTCGATGACCACTACGTTTTGCTCGCCGACTTGCCCGGGGTGGACCCGGGGTCTGTCGACGTCAGTGTCGACGCCGGCACTCTCACTCTGACAGCTCACCGCAGTGCGCAGTCCGAGGAGAACGTGCAATGGCTTGCCTCGGAGCGGTTCAGCGGAACCTTCCGTCGGCAGCTCTCGCTCGGTGAAGGCATCGATTCGGCACGCATCTCGGCGTCGTACGAGAACGGTGTGCTGAGTGTGACGATTCCGCTCGCCGAACGGGCAAAGCCGCGCCGCATCGAAGTCTCGAGCCTCGGCCCCGCTGAGCACCAGACGATCGAGGCGGGTCCGTCGGACAAGACCTGA